From the genome of uncultured Bacteroides sp., one region includes:
- a CDS encoding LacI family DNA-binding transcriptional regulator gives MNKPQITIKDIGRALGVSPSTVSRALKDNPDISPATREAIHKYAREHNYKPNALALNLRTNRSNTIGVIIPQLVHHFFSCVLSGIEKSAANAGYNILVAQSNESYEQEVKIVHSFLAARVCGVISSLAKDTSQYDHYQELLDNNIPIVFYDRICTGINTERVVVDDYAGAFAAVEYMIQTGCKRIFFYSSLPHLEISKNRRNGYLDAMKKYKIPVNDNMIKFCDTREQAIAATPDILEKPDRPDGFFAINDETASGILYACKLVGLKVPDEISICGFTDGAIAQSTDPKLTTVEQHGQEVGESAIDILIHKIEGEDGERKGPNRIVKTNLVVRGTTK, from the coding sequence ATGAACAAACCGCAAATCACCATTAAAGACATAGGCCGGGCATTGGGCGTTTCACCCTCTACGGTGTCGAGAGCTTTGAAGGATAATCCGGACATCAGTCCGGCAACCCGGGAAGCGATACATAAGTATGCGCGCGAGCATAATTATAAGCCCAACGCGCTGGCGCTTAACTTACGAACCAATCGTTCGAACACCATTGGGGTAATTATACCGCAACTGGTTCATCATTTCTTTTCGTGTGTGCTGAGCGGCATTGAAAAGAGTGCCGCAAATGCGGGATACAACATCTTGGTGGCACAAAGCAATGAAAGCTACGAGCAGGAGGTGAAGATTGTTCACTCATTTCTCGCTGCAAGAGTTTGCGGGGTTATTTCTTCGCTGGCCAAAGACACTTCGCAATACGATCATTACCAGGAATTGCTGGATAATAATATCCCTATTGTTTTCTATGACCGCATCTGCACGGGCATCAATACCGAGCGGGTGGTGGTAGACGACTACGCCGGGGCTTTTGCCGCGGTAGAGTATATGATTCAAACCGGATGCAAGCGCATCTTCTTCTATAGCAGCTTGCCTCATCTGGAAATATCAAAAAACAGGCGCAACGGATACCTGGATGCAATGAAAAAATATAAGATTCCGGTAAACGACAACATGATAAAGTTCTGCGATACGCGCGAACAGGCCATTGCTGCGACACCGGATATACTCGAAAAGCCGGATAGGCCGGACGGGTTCTTCGCCATTAATGACGAAACGGCGTCGGGCATTCTTTATGCATGCAAACTGGTGGGACTGAAGGTGCCGGATGAAATCTCTATCTGCGGCTTTACGGATGGCGCCATTGCACAGAGCACAGATCCTAAGTTAACAACGGTGGAACAGCACGGACAGGAAGTGGGAGAAAGTGCGATCGATATTCTCATCCATAAAATAGAAGGAGAAGACGGGGAACGAAAAGGGCCCAACAGAATAGTAAAAACCAACCTGGTAGTGAGGGGAACAACCAAATAA
- a CDS encoding SLC45 family MFS transporter gives MKVKPDLSFWKLWNISFGFFGVQIAYALQSANISRIFSTLGADPHNLSYFWILPPLAGIIVQPLIGSASDKTWTRFGRRIPYLFIGSIVAVIVMCLLPNAGSFGMAVSTAMIFGLVALMFMDTSINMAMQPFKMLVGDMVNEKQKGLAYSIQSFLCNAGSLVGYLFPFIFTWIGISNMGEKGTVPNSVIYSFYIGAAILLLCVLYTSLKVKEMPPKEFEAFHDITAAEKKEKTDFLSLLKHAPKVFWTVGLVQFFSWAAFMYMWTYTNGAIAYTVWNTTDVQNAGYQEAGNWVGVLFAVQAIGSVIWAIALPLFKSRKFAYSLSLVLGGIGFISIMFFNNQYLLFASYLLIGCAWAAMLAMPFTILTNSVSGKNMGAYLGLFNGTICVPQIVAALVGGGLLHLVAGRQVNMLVLAGISLVIGACCVYFVKETVVHSNEKPEPTKA, from the coding sequence ATGAAAGTAAAACCTGATTTAAGTTTTTGGAAGCTGTGGAACATCAGCTTTGGCTTTTTTGGCGTACAGATTGCTTATGCGCTTCAAAGCGCTAACATCAGCCGCATATTCTCTACGTTGGGGGCCGACCCGCATAATTTGAGTTATTTCTGGATCTTGCCTCCTCTGGCAGGAATCATTGTGCAACCTCTCATCGGTTCCGCCAGCGACAAAACGTGGACACGCTTCGGGCGAAGAATTCCTTATTTGTTTATAGGATCAATCGTTGCCGTTATTGTGATGTGCCTGTTGCCCAATGCGGGAAGTTTCGGCATGGCGGTGAGCACGGCCATGATATTCGGACTGGTGGCTCTTATGTTTATGGATACTTCCATTAACATGGCCATGCAACCGTTTAAGATGTTGGTGGGCGACATGGTCAATGAAAAACAAAAGGGACTGGCCTACTCCATTCAGAGCTTTCTGTGCAATGCCGGTAGCCTGGTGGGCTATCTGTTTCCCTTCATCTTTACGTGGATAGGCATCAGCAACATGGGCGAAAAAGGCACGGTGCCCAACTCGGTTATTTACTCCTTTTATATAGGAGCTGCCATTTTGTTGCTTTGTGTGCTTTATACCAGCCTGAAGGTAAAAGAAATGCCGCCGAAGGAATTTGAGGCGTTTCATGACATCACTGCCGCCGAGAAGAAGGAGAAAACAGATTTCCTCTCGCTGTTGAAGCATGCGCCCAAGGTGTTCTGGACGGTGGGACTGGTACAGTTCTTCAGTTGGGCGGCATTTATGTATATGTGGACGTATACAAACGGAGCCATTGCATACACGGTATGGAATACGACCGATGTGCAAAACGCAGGATATCAGGAAGCGGGCAACTGGGTAGGCGTGCTATTTGCCGTGCAAGCTATCGGGTCGGTAATCTGGGCCATTGCGTTGCCTTTATTCAAGTCGCGCAAGTTTGCTTATTCACTCAGTTTAGTATTGGGGGGAATCGGGTTCATCTCTATCATGTTCTTCAACAACCAGTACCTACTATTTGCCTCTTACCTACTGATAGGTTGTGCATGGGCGGCCATGCTGGCCATGCCGTTTACGATACTGACGAACTCGGTTTCGGGCAAAAACATGGGAGCTTACCTGGGGCTGTTTAACGGAACCATTTGTGTGCCTCAAATTGTAGCGGCACTCGTTGGCGGCGGATTGCTGCATCTGGTAGCTGGCCGTCAGGTAAACATGTTGGTACTGGCAGGAATATCACTTGTGATAGGAGCCTGCTGCGTGTACTTTGTGAAGGAAACCGTGGTGCATAGCAATGAAAAGCCCGAACCGACAAAAGCATAG